One genomic segment of Kiloniellales bacterium includes these proteins:
- a CDS encoding gamma-glutamylcyclotransferase family protein: MHRVFVYGTLKRGFPYHQTGLAGQRFLAVCRTLEAFPLVIAGPWFSPVLIAEPGAGRRVLGELYAVDGDGLALLDRLEGTHLPGGYERIEIAVSIAGAEDPDPAWTYVKAREGIGEVHTDFLEEYRHDPHYVPASRRGAGSGGRGKGS, translated from the coding sequence ATGCACCGCGTCTTCGTTTATGGAACGCTCAAGCGCGGCTTCCCCTATCACCAGACCGGACTCGCCGGGCAGCGCTTCCTGGCGGTCTGCCGCACCCTCGAGGCCTTTCCGCTGGTCATCGCCGGCCCCTGGTTCTCGCCCGTGCTGATCGCCGAGCCGGGAGCGGGACGCCGGGTGTTGGGCGAGCTCTACGCCGTGGACGGCGACGGCCTGGCCCTGCTCGACCGTCTCGAAGGCACGCACCTGCCGGGCGGCTATGAGCGGATCGAAATCGCGGTCAGCATCGCGGGCGCCGAAGATCCGGACCCCGCCTGGACCTACGTCAAGGCGCGCGAAGGCATCGGAGAAGTCCACACGGACTTTCTCGAGGAGTACCGGCACGACCCGCACTACGTCCCGGCGTCGCGCCGCGGCGCCGGCTCGGGCGGTCGAGGAAAAGGCTCATGA
- a CDS encoding YbfB/YjiJ family MFS transporter produces the protein MTTSLSANGPTDRPLLLAFGGLLALAAAIGIGRFIYTPILPFMAEALALSKSEAGLIASANFLGYLLGALLAALPGIPGSRRGWLLAALAVSALTTGAMALTTAMPVFLLLRLAGGMASAFVMVYASALVLERLAAGGRGGLSALHFAGVGAGIAVSAVAVTLVSAFGGGWPEQWWAGAGLS, from the coding sequence ATGACGACGAGCCTCTCGGCAAACGGCCCGACGGACCGGCCGCTGCTTCTGGCCTTCGGCGGCCTGCTCGCGCTTGCCGCGGCCATCGGCATCGGGCGCTTCATCTACACCCCCATCCTGCCCTTCATGGCCGAGGCGCTGGCACTCTCCAAGAGCGAGGCCGGCCTGATCGCGTCGGCCAACTTCCTGGGCTATCTGCTGGGCGCGCTGCTCGCCGCGCTGCCCGGAATTCCAGGCTCGCGGCGGGGCTGGCTGCTGGCGGCGCTCGCGGTCAGCGCGCTGACCACGGGCGCCATGGCGCTGACCACCGCGATGCCGGTTTTCCTCCTGCTCCGCCTGGCGGGCGGCATGGCCAGCGCCTTCGTCATGGTCTACGCCTCGGCCCTGGTGCTGGAACGCCTCGCCGCCGGCGGCCGCGGCGGCCTCTCGGCTTTGCACTTCGCCGGCGTCGGCGCGGGCATCGCCGTCTCGGCAGTGGCCGTTACCCTGGTCTCGGCCTTCGGCGGCGGCTGGCCCGAGCAGTGGTGGGCCGGCGCCGGCCTGTC
- a CDS encoding S1C family serine protease: MPASAKARRFQNPSALRGLLLLAALVAVLLALSPARADVLDAVVGVRATIPADARTAPVLGTQREGSGVVIGEAGLVLTIGYLILEAESAEILLPEDRALPAEILAYDYDTGFGLLRAIGSLDVEPIPLGSSDALDPQSRVLVASFADSVSASAAFVVSRREFAGYWEYLLPQAIFTTPPHPGYGGASLIGEDGRLLGIGSLLVADAAEDAGLPGNMFVPIDALKPILAELLEKGRAAATPRPWLGVYAEEAHGRVFVTRVAPEGPAAAAGLEAEDLILAVKGEPVADTADFYRKIWALGDAGVKVPLTVLRGAQPTDLTVTSGDRYDYLKLQHAY; this comes from the coding sequence ATGCCCGCCTCTGCCAAAGCCCGCCGCTTTCAGAACCCCAGCGCGCTACGCGGGCTCCTCCTACTCGCCGCACTGGTCGCGGTCCTGCTGGCGCTGTCGCCCGCCCGGGCGGATGTGCTCGACGCGGTGGTCGGCGTGCGCGCGACGATCCCCGCCGATGCGCGGACCGCCCCGGTGCTGGGCACCCAGCGCGAGGGCTCCGGCGTGGTGATCGGCGAAGCCGGTCTGGTGCTCACCATCGGCTATCTTATCCTGGAGGCGGAGTCGGCCGAGATCCTCCTGCCGGAAGACCGGGCACTGCCGGCCGAGATCCTGGCCTACGACTACGACACCGGCTTCGGCCTGCTGCGCGCGATCGGCAGCCTGGATGTCGAACCGATCCCGCTGGGCAGCTCGGACGCGCTGGATCCGCAGAGCCGGGTGCTGGTCGCCAGCTTCGCCGACAGCGTCTCGGCCAGCGCGGCCTTCGTCGTCTCGCGCCGCGAGTTCGCCGGCTATTGGGAGTATCTGCTGCCCCAGGCGATCTTCACCACGCCGCCGCACCCCGGCTACGGCGGCGCCAGCCTGATCGGCGAAGACGGCCGGCTGCTTGGCATCGGCTCGCTGCTGGTCGCCGACGCCGCGGAGGACGCCGGCCTGCCCGGCAACATGTTCGTGCCGATCGACGCGCTCAAGCCGATCCTCGCCGAGCTGCTGGAGAAGGGGCGCGCCGCGGCCACGCCCCGACCCTGGCTCGGCGTCTATGCCGAGGAGGCCCACGGCCGGGTCTTCGTCACCCGCGTGGCGCCGGAAGGTCCGGCAGCAGCAGCCGGCCTCGAGGCGGAAGACCTGATACTCGCGGTCAAGGGCGAGCCGGTTGCCGACACCGCGGACTTCTACCGCAAGATCTGGGCGCTCGGCGACGCCGGCGTGAAGGTGCCGCTTACCGTGCTGCGCGGCGCACAGCCGACCGACCTGACCGTCACCTCGGGCGACCGCTACGACTACCTGAAGCTCCAGCACGCCTATTGA
- a CDS encoding cation:proton antiporter produces MDGQAIAVVAAGLIGFALVSRRLESSILTPPMVFTAFGLVIGEAVLGLADLDLGHGFIHGLAEVTLILVLFSDAARIDLGQLRRDHDLPQRMLLVGMPLTIAAGTAVALGLPLGLGFWEAALLAAILAPTDAALGQSVVSSPMVPARIRQALNVESGLNDGIALPVVLFFGCMASATHAEAGEQNWLLFGAMQITLGPLAGLAVGVLGAKLIDRAVEREWMGESFQGPAILGTALLAYAGAELIGGNGFIAAFVSGMMFGNQVRGRCGFIFEFAESEGQLLTLVTFLIFGAAILPEAAGRIDWAIVLYGVLSLTLLRMIPVALSLLGARLRLPTIFFLAWFGPRGLASLLFGLLVLEEVVSPGVQTVLVTIIVTVALSILAHGVTAGPAARWYGRLAERLGDSEEMKPVSELPTRSGMVAASSGPLS; encoded by the coding sequence ATGGACGGGCAGGCCATCGCGGTTGTCGCCGCAGGACTCATCGGCTTTGCGCTGGTTTCCCGGCGGCTCGAGAGCAGCATCTTGACGCCGCCGATGGTGTTCACGGCCTTCGGGTTGGTCATCGGCGAGGCCGTGCTCGGGCTGGCCGATCTGGACCTCGGCCACGGGTTCATTCACGGCCTCGCCGAGGTCACGCTGATCCTCGTTCTCTTCTCCGACGCGGCCCGGATCGATCTGGGCCAACTGCGGCGCGATCACGATCTGCCGCAGCGCATGCTCCTGGTCGGCATGCCGCTCACGATCGCCGCCGGTACGGCCGTGGCCCTCGGCCTGCCGCTCGGCCTCGGCTTCTGGGAGGCGGCGCTGCTCGCGGCGATCTTGGCGCCGACCGACGCGGCGCTCGGCCAGTCGGTGGTGTCCAGCCCTATGGTCCCGGCGCGTATTCGCCAGGCGCTCAACGTTGAGAGCGGTCTGAACGACGGCATCGCCCTGCCGGTCGTGCTGTTCTTCGGCTGCATGGCGAGCGCGACCCATGCCGAGGCGGGCGAGCAGAACTGGCTCCTGTTCGGCGCCATGCAGATTACGCTCGGCCCGCTCGCCGGCCTGGCCGTCGGGGTGCTGGGCGCGAAGCTGATCGACCGGGCGGTTGAGCGGGAGTGGATGGGCGAGAGCTTCCAGGGGCCGGCCATCCTGGGAACCGCCCTGCTGGCCTATGCTGGGGCCGAGCTGATCGGCGGCAACGGCTTCATCGCCGCCTTCGTTTCCGGGATGATGTTCGGCAACCAGGTGCGCGGGCGCTGCGGCTTCATCTTCGAGTTCGCCGAGTCGGAAGGCCAGCTCCTGACCCTGGTCACCTTCCTGATCTTCGGCGCGGCGATCCTGCCCGAAGCCGCGGGCCGCATCGACTGGGCGATCGTGCTCTACGGCGTGCTGAGCCTGACGCTGCTGCGCATGATCCCGGTCGCGCTCTCCCTGCTGGGCGCCCGGCTGCGCCTGCCGACCATCTTCTTCCTCGCCTGGTTCGGGCCGCGCGGCTTGGCCTCGCTGCTGTTCGGCCTGCTGGTCTTGGAAGAGGTCGTCTCGCCCGGCGTCCAGACCGTTCTGGTGACCATCATCGTCACCGTGGCGCTGAGCATACTGGCGCACGGCGTGACCGCCGGGCCCGCCGCGCGCTGGTACGGCCGACTGGCGGAGCGATTGGGCGACAGCGAGGAGATGAAGCCGGTTTCCGAGCTGCCAACCCGCAGCGGCATGGTGGCCGCGTCAAGCGGGCCGCTTTCGTAA
- a CDS encoding flavodoxin family protein, with the protein MLNEQQEKWCSESKWDYSDLNALFLNCTLKRSPGLSHTEGLIRIARAIFEKNGVKTETIRPVDHAIATGVYPDMKEHGWERDDWPEIYNKVEAADILVITSPIWLGEKSSICTQVIERLYANSHILNAEGQYAYYGKVGGCLITGNEDGAKHCSMNILYSLQHLGYVIPPQADSGWLGPAGPGPSYLDPDSGGPENDFTNRNTTFMAWNLLHLARMIKDAGGIPAHGNQRSAWDAGCRFDYPNPEYR; encoded by the coding sequence ATGTTGAACGAACAGCAAGAAAAGTGGTGCAGCGAGAGCAAGTGGGACTACTCCGACTTGAACGCGCTCTTCTTGAACTGCACCCTGAAGCGCTCGCCGGGCCTCTCCCACACCGAGGGGCTGATCCGCATCGCCCGGGCGATCTTCGAGAAGAACGGCGTCAAGACCGAAACCATCCGCCCGGTCGACCACGCCATCGCGACCGGCGTCTATCCCGACATGAAAGAGCACGGCTGGGAGCGGGACGACTGGCCGGAGATCTACAATAAGGTCGAGGCGGCCGACATTCTGGTGATCACCTCGCCGATCTGGCTGGGCGAGAAGTCCTCGATCTGCACCCAGGTGATCGAGCGGCTCTACGCCAACTCCCACATTCTCAACGCCGAAGGCCAGTACGCCTACTACGGCAAGGTCGGCGGCTGCCTGATCACCGGCAACGAGGACGGCGCCAAGCACTGCTCGATGAACATCCTCTACTCGCTGCAGCACCTGGGCTACGTGATCCCGCCCCAGGCCGACTCCGGCTGGCTCGGCCCGGCGGGACCGGGGCCCTCCTACCTGGACCCCGATTCGGGTGGGCCGGAGAACGACTTCACCAACCGCAACACGACCTTCATGGCCTGGAACCTCCTGCACCTGGCGCGCATGATCAAGGACGCCGGCGGCATCCCGGCCCACGGCAACCAGCGCTCGGCCTGGGACGCCGGCTGCCGCTTCGACTATCCCAACCCGGAGTACCGGTGA